In Raphanus sativus cultivar WK10039 chromosome 5, ASM80110v3, whole genome shotgun sequence, the following proteins share a genomic window:
- the LOC108862445 gene encoding formin-like protein 14, translating into MDPSLPPQFTAFPPFNNSNPYAPPQHPLYGSTVNSAAVAPPPNNNNQFFQPSPPVPSHPSVIHPHYSEMICSAISALNEAEGSSKQAISRYIERFYTGIPPAHGALLTHHLRTLKNRGVLVMVKKSYKLAASAPPPTSAAAAALEPPRSDFNNRVNDTQQQLPPPPTSAPPQTQKRGRGRPPKAKPTADVQTNGISTFGQIELPVPRPEEQQMQLQLQASPPQPQPSKRPPGRPRKDGASPTPTVKAAAPVVSGGEEIAKRRGRPPSGRAAGRQRKPALVSAPASVFPYVANGGGGGGGGVRRRGRPKRIDAGASSVALAPPNAVGGGGELVAKRGRGRPPKIGGVIRKAMKPKRGYSRTGRPVGRPRKNAASKGASGQQDISYGELKNKFELFQEKAKEIVNVLKAEVGGSYNQAVVQAIHDLEELTVTKREATEEPRHVQPDEHHFENEPQPEGHGYGQVQTETEAMQEALF; encoded by the exons ATGGATCCTTCACTTCCTCCACAGTTCACAGCTTTCCCTCCCTTCAACAACTCCAACCCTTACGCCCCTCCCCAACACCCCTTATATGGCAGCACCGTCAACTCCGCCGCCGTCGCGCCGCCGCCTAACAACAACAACCAGTTCTTCCAACCCTCGCCGCCAGTTCCTTCTCATCCCTCCGTTATCCACCCTCATTACTCCGAA ATGATTTGCAGTGCGATCTCTGCTTTGAACGAAGCAGAGGGGTCAAGCAAGCAAGCGATATCGAGGTACATCGAGAGATTCTACACGGGGATACCTCCAGCTCACGGCGCTCTACTCACTCACCATCTCAGGACTCTCAAGAACAGAGGCGTTCTCGTCATGGTTAAGAAATCTTACAAACTCGCAGCTTCTGCTCCTCCTCCGACTTCAGCAGCTGCTGCTGCTCTTGAACCCCCCAGATCTGATTTCAACAACAGAGTCAACGACACCCAACAACAGTTGCCTCCTCCTCCCACATCTGCTCCTCCTCAAACTCAGAAGCGTGGTCGTGGTCGACCTCCAAAGGCAAAACCCACCGCTGATGTTCAGACAAACGGAATATCCACCTTCGGACAGATCGAGTTACCCGTTCCTAGACCGGAGGAGCAGCAGATGCAACTGCAGTTACAGGCTTCACCACCGCAGCCTCAGCCGAGTAAGAGACCGCCGGGTCGTCCTAGGAAAGATGGAGCTTCGCCGACACCGACGGTGAAGGCGGCGGCTCCCGTTGTTTCCGGCGGTGAGGAAATTGCTAAACGGAGAGGTCGGCCTCCGAGCGGAAGAGCTGCAGGGAGGCAGAGAAAGCCGGCATTGGTCTCAGCTCCGGCTTCTGTGTTTCCTTACGTCGCtaacggtggtggtggtggtggtggtggtgttagACGCAGAGGGAGACCAAAGAGAATTGACGCGGGTGCTTCTTCTGTTGCACTTGCACCACCTAATGCAGTGGGTGGAGGAGGAGAGCTGGTTGCTAAGAGAGGACGAGGACGGCCTCCTAAGATCGGTGGTGTGATCAGGAAGGCGATGAAGCCAAAGAGAGGCTATTCTCGTACTGGAAGACCCGTTGGAAGACCCAGAAAG AATGCTGCGTCGAAGGGAGCTTCCGGACAACAAGATATTAGCTATGGTGAACTCAAGAATAAGTTTGAATTGTTT CAAGAGAAAGCTAAGGAAATTGTTAATGTGTTGAAAGCCGAGGTCGGGGGAAGTTATAATCAAGCTGTGGTTCAAGCTATACATGACCTGGAAGAGCTAACAGTAACAAAAAGGGAGGCAACGGAGGAGCCACGCCACGTGCAGCCAGATGAACATCACTTTGAAAATGAACCCCAACCTGAGGGACACGGATATGGGCAGGTGCAGACAGAAACAGAGGCTATGCAAGAAGCTCTGTTCTGA
- the LOC108862447 gene encoding receptor for activated C kinase 1B, producing the protein MADGLVLKGTMCAHTDMVTAIATPVDNSDMIVTSSRDKSIILWKLNKDEKSSYGVAQRRLTGHSHFVEDVVLSSDGQFALSGSWDGELRLWDLATGESSRRFVGHKKDVLSVAFSTDNRQIVSASRDGTIKLWNTLGECKYTISDEGEGHKQWVSCVRFSPNTLVPTIVSASWDHTVKVWNLSNCKLRNTLAGHSGYLNTVAVSPDGSLCASGGKDGAILLWDLAEGKKLYSLEAGSIIHSLCFSPNRYWLCAATENSIRIWDLESKSVVEDLKVDLKAEAEKSDVSAGTGNKTKVIYCTSLNWSADGNTLFSGYTDGVIRVWGIGRY; encoded by the exons ATGGCTGACGGACTCGTCTTGAAAGGCACCATGTGCGCCCACACCGACATGGTCACCGCCATCGCCACCCCCGTCGACAACTCAGACATGATCGTCACCTCTTCCCGCGACAAGTCCATCATCCTCTGGAAACTCAACAAGGACGAGAAATCATCCTACGGCGTCGCTCAGCGCCGCCTCACCGGTCACTCTCACTTCGTGGAAGACGTCGTCCTCTCCTCCGACGGACAGTTCGCTCTCTCCGGCAGCTGGGACGGCGAGCTCCGTCTCTGGGATCTCGCCACGGGCGAGTCCAGCCGACGTTTCGTGGGGCACAAGAAAGACGTTCTCTCCGTCGCTTTCTCCACTGATAACCGTCAGATCGTGTCTGCTTCTCGCGACGGCACGATCAAGCTGTGGAACACGCTTGGAGAGTGTAAGTACACGATCTCCGACGAAGGTGAGGGACACAAGCAATGGGTTAGCTGTGTTAGGTTTAGTCCCAACACGCTTGTGCCTACCATTGTGTCTGCTTCTTGGGATCACACCGTGAAGGTTTGGAATCTCTCCAACTGTAAGCTTAGGAACACTCTCGCTGGCCACTCTGGTTACTTGAACACTGTGGCTGTTTCGCCTGATGGTTCGTTGTGTGCTAGTGGTGGGAAAGATGGCGCGATTTTGCTTTGGGATTTGGCTGAAGGGAAGAAGCTTTACTCTCTTGAGGCTGGCTCGATTATTCACTCTCTTTGCTTCAGTCCCAATAGGTACTGGTTGTGTGCGGCGACTGAGAATAGTATTAGGATTTGGGATCTTGAGAGCAAGAGTGTTGTTGAAGATTTGAAGGTTGATCTTAAGGCTGAGGCTGAGAAGTCTGATGTTTCTGCTGGAACCGGAAACAAGACAAAG GTGATCTACTGCACAAGCTTGAACTGGAGTGCAGATGGAAACACATTGTTCAGTGGATACACAGATGGAGTCATCAGGGTTTGGGGTATTGGTCGTTATTAG
- the LOC108862604 gene encoding putative DNA-binding protein At1g48610, with protein MARTARTPPASRGTGSDAAAAEDAQLPSDSTAAAGATDSQKRGRGRPPKSKSGSQNGAVSAGKPSGRPKRNVATAAVATAAAGRPRRSSTVVRATESQVASGDGSRKRGRPKKDDVAAPAKKRGRKTRSEQVAKKTVGRPKKATEGATGQGAADPREFKKKAALLQKKVKQAAEKLKIAVSAIEEVQQIAAGF; from the exons ATGGCGAGAACAGCTCGAACTCCTCCCGCGTCTCGTGGAACTGGATCCGATGCCGCCGCGGCCGAAGATGCGCAACTTCCTTCCGACTCCACCGCCGCCGCCGGTGCTACTGATTCCCAGAAACGCGGCCGGGGACGACCGCCGAAGTCCAAATCCGGCTCTCAGAACGGCGCCGTTTCCGCTGGGAAACCAAGCGGTCGCCCGAAAAGAAACGTAGCTACAGCAGCTGTTGCGACTGCGGCAGCAGGTAGGCCAAGGAGGTCGAGCACTGTTGTGCGTGCGACGGAGTCTCAGGTCGCGAGTGGAGATGGATCTAGGAAGCGTGGGAGGCCGAAGAAAGATGACGTGGCAGCTCCAGCTAAGAAACGTGGACGGAAAACTAGATCTGAACAAGTTGCTAAGAAGACTGTGGGCAGGCCAAAGAAG GCAACAGAAGGTGCTACTGGGCAGGGAGCAGCAGACCCGAGAGAGTTCAAGAAGAAAGCCGCACTCTTA CAAAAGAAAGTGAAGCAGGCTGCAGAGAAGTTGAAGATAGCAGTCTCAGCAATCGAGGAGGTCCAACAGATAGCTGCAGGATTCTAG
- the LOC108833387 gene encoding uncharacterized protein LOC108833387, producing MTSKTRDVLEGLVKDTSLNWLLGKKTSLDDEIAEIENSPSAGSNWIPELSPVANVVIRRCSKILGVSVNELQDIFRQEASGSVKQPSMFPRNFLEYCCFRALALSVGVTGHLSDKTFRRLTFDMMVAWEVPSASTSQSLLSVDGDPTVGLEAFSRIAPAVPVIADVIICENLFGVLASSDGGVRLRFSVYDKYLCGLERAIKKMKSQSESSLLSGVRSKGEKILEIDGTVTTQPVLEHIGMSTWPGRLILTDHTLYFEAIKVVSFDTPKRYSLSEDLKQVVKPELTGPWGTRLFDKAVSYKSVSLPEPVVMEFPELKGHTRRDYWLAIIREVLYVHRYMNKFKIITGVAKDEAISKAVLGVLRVQAIQELGLTNPVRYENLLPFNLCDQLPGGDHILETLAEMSSSRALDRTNKPKEGALYSISASDMVSQLGLVFGSSPRSSSSSLVVGEVVVGDVNPLEKAVKQSRKNYEKVVLAQETVNGVKVDGIDTNLAVMKELLLPVMEIGNWLLSLAYWDDPLKSFVFCLLSTFIIYRGWIGYVLAFASLFIAGFIVLTRCFSKGQKVMMELRVVAPPPMNTMEQLLAVQNAISQLEQLVQDANIVLLKLRALLLSLSPQASEKFAVAIVVATTMMVLLSWNILIMVVFLELFTRYSPPRRASTERLMRRLREWWFSIPAAPVILQQQNKDDNKKTK from the exons ATGACGAGCAAAACACGGGATGTTCTAGAAGGTCTGGTAAAAGATACTTCTCTCAATTGGTTGCTCGGGAAGAAAACTTCTCTCGATGATGAAATTGCTGAGATCGAGAATTCTCCTTCCGCTGGATCGAACTGGATACCTGAGCTTTCTCCAGTCGCAAACGTCGTTATCCGCAGGTGTTCAAA AATACTTGGTGTTTCAGTTAACGAGCTGCAAGATATTTTCAGACAAGAGGCGTCTGGATCCGTGAAGCAGCCTTCAATGTTTCCGCGAAACTTTCTAGAGTACTGCTGTTTCAGGGCACTTGCTCTCTCTGTTGGAGTCACAGGTCATCTAAGTGACAAAACGTTTCGGCGTTTAACTTTTGACATGATGGTTGCTTGGGAGGTCCCTTCTGCTTCTACTAGCCAGTCATTACTCAGT GTTGATGGGGATCCAACTGTCGGTTTAGAAGCCTTCTCTCGGATCGCTCCAGCGGTTCCGGTAATAGCTGATGTCATCATATGCGAAAATTTGTTTGGGGTGCTGGCTTCTTCAGATGGTGGTGTTCGGCTTCGTTTCTCTGTTTATGACAAGTACTTGTGTGGACTCGAGAGAGcgataaagaagatgaagagccAGTCAGAGTCATCTCTGCTCTCCGGTGTTCGATCAAAAGGAGAAAAGATTCTTGAGATTGACGGGACTGTTACTACACAACCAGTTCTTGAACATATTGGAATGTCTACATGGCCAG GTCGGTTGATTCTGACTGACCATACTCTCTATTTTGAGGCTATAAAGGTTGTCTCCTTCGACACGCCAAAGCGTTACAGCCTATCTGAAGATCTGAAACAAGTCGTTAAACCCGAACTAACCGGTCCTTGGGGGACTCGGCTTTTCGATAAGGCCGTCTCTTACAAATCTGTTTCCTT ACCAGAGCCAGTAGTAATGGAGTTCCCGGAGCTCAAGGGCCACACACGGCGAGATTACTGGCTAGCCATAATCCGAGAGGTGTTGTATGTTCACAGGTACATGAACAAGTTCAAGATCATCACCGGTGTGGCAAAAGATGAAGCCATCTCTAAAGCTGTGCTCGGCGTTTTGCGCGTGCAAGCCATTCAAGAACTCGGTTTAACAAACCCAGTGCGTTACGAGAACCTTCTCCCCTTCAATCTCTGTGATCAGCTTCCTGGTGGAGATCATATTCTCGAGACGCTTGCAGAGATGTCTAGCTCGAGAGCGCTTGACCGGACAAACAAACCCAAAGAAGGGGCACTGTACTCTATCTCAGCCTCAGATATGGTCTCTCAGTTAGGTTTGGTGTTTGGATCGAGTCCAaggagtagtagtagtagtctTGTGGTAGGCGAAGTTGTGGTTGGAGATGTGAATCCGTTGGAGAAAGCAGTTAAGCAATCAAGAAAGAACTACGAGAAAGTTGTGCTCGCTCAAGAGACTGTTAATGGAGTCAAAGTTGATGGAATCGACACCAATTTAGCTGTGATGAAGGAGTTGCTACTTCCGGTAATGGAAATTGGGAACTGGCTCTTGTCGTTAGCGTATTGGGACGATCCATTGAAGTCTTTTGTCTTCTGTCTCTTATCAACGTTCATAATTTATAG GGGATGGATTGGTTATGTTTTGGCGTTTGCGTCTCTCTTCATAGCGGGTTTCATAGTTCTCACAAGATGTTTCAGCAAAGGACAGAAAGTAATGATGGAGCTGAGAGTTGTGGCGCCTCCTCCTATGAACACAATGGAACAGCTTTTAGCAGTTCAAAACGCTATTTCTCAGCTAGAACAGTTAGTCCAGGATGCAAACATTGTTCTCCTCAAGCTCCGAGCTTTATTACTGTCTCTTTCCCCACAGGCGAGTGAGAAGTTTGCGGTCGCGATAGTGGTCGCTACGACTATGATGGTGCTGCTGTCTTGGAACATCTTGATCATGGTGGTGTTTCTTGAGCTGTTCACGAGATATTCGCCTCCACGTAGAGCAAGCACAGAGAGACTGATGCGGCGGCTTAGAGAGTGGTGGTTCAGCATTCCTGCTGCTCCTGTGATTCTCCAACAACAGAACAAAGACGATAACAAGAAAACCAAGTAG
- the LOC108862446 gene encoding lysine histidine transporter-like 1, producing the protein MYIQMTNGVPPQTPEQTSFDHRVEGLERQKDIDDWLPITSSRNAKWWYAAFHNVTAMVGAGVLGLPYSMAQLGWGPGVTVLILSWIITLYTLWQMVEMHEMVPGKRFDRYHELGQFAFGERLGLYIIVPQQIIVEVGVCIVYMVTGGQSLKKFHELVCQDCLPIKLTFFIMIFASSHFVLSHLPNFNSISLVSLVAAVMSLCYSTIAWTATAAKGVQEDAQYGYKAGTTADTVLNFFTGLGGIAFSYAGHSVVLEIQATLPSTASNPSKGPMWKGVMVAYVIVALCYFPIALVGYGVFGNNVSDNILISLKTPVWPIALANLFVVMHVIGSYQIFAMPVFDMVETFLVKKLKFKPSTILRFIVRNVFVALTMFIAIMIPFFGGLLAFFGGFAFAPTTYFLPCIMWLVIYKPNRFGLSWWTNWVCIVLGVLLMILSSVGGLRQIILESKDYSFFS; encoded by the exons ATGTACATTCAGATGACAAATGGAGTTCCTCCGCAGACGCCGGAGCAAACTTCTTTTGATCACCGG GTAGAAGGGCTTGAGAGGCAGAAAGATATCGACGACTGGCTTCCGATTACTTCATCGAGAAACGCAAAATGGTGGTACGCTGCGTTTCACAATGTCACCGCCATGGTCGGGGCTGGCGTTCTTGGTCTCCCTTACTCCATGGCCCAGCTCGGATG GGGTCCGGGCGTGACAGTACTGATACTATCATGGATAATAACACTCTACACGTTGTGGCAAATGGTAGAGATGCACGAGATGGTTCCTGGAAAACGCTTTGACCGCTATCACGAACTTGGCCAATTTGCGTTCGGTGAACGTCTTGGTCTCTATATTATCGTCCCTCAGCAAATAATTGTCGAA GTCGGAGTATGCATAGTTTATATGGTGACTGGTGGACAATCATTGAAGAAGTTTCATGAACTCGTCTGTCAAGATTGCTTACCGATTAAACTTACTTTCTTCATAATGATATTTGCGTCTTCTCATTTCGTTCTGTCTCATCTCCCAAACTTCAATTCCATCTCCCTTGTCTCTCTTGTTGCCGCCGTCATGTCTCTTTG ttattcaaCAATTGCTTGGACCGCTACAGCTGCAAAGGGCGTTCAGGAAGATGCTCAGTACGGCTACAAAGCGGGCACAACCGCCGACACGGTGTTAAACTTCTTTACAGGGCTTGGGGGCATTGCATTTTCTTATGCAGGTCATAGTGTGGTGCTTGAGATCCAAGCAACATTGCCTTCTACAGCAAGCAATCCCTCTAAAGGTCCTATGTGGAAAGGGGTAATGGTCGCTTACGTGATTGTGGCTTTATGTTACTTCCCCATTGCTTTAGTTGGCTATGGCGTTTTTGGAAATAATGTCTCCGATAACATATTGATATCGCTCAAAACACCAGTTTGGCCCATCGCACTAGCTAACTTGTTCGTGGTTATGCATGTCATTGGCAGTTACCAG ATATTCGCAATGCCGGTTTTTGACATGGTGGAGACATTCCTAGTTAAGAAACTCaaattcaaaccctctacaatTCTTCGTTTCATCGTACGAAATGTGTTTGTTG CGTTAACGATGTTCATTGCAATAATGATACCTTTCTTTGGCGGCCTACTAGCTTTCTTTGGAGGTTTCGCATTTGCTCCAACAACTTATTTT CTTCCTTGTATAATGTGGCTAGTTATCTATAAGCCTAACAGGTTTGGCTTGTCGTGGTGGACGAACTGG GTATGCATAGTACTTGGAGTTCTTTTGATGATCCTATCATCAGTCGGAGGGTTACGGCAAATCATCCTTGAATCCAAGGACTACAGTTTCTTCTCTTGA
- the LOC108861545 gene encoding chorismate synthase, chloroplastic isoform X1: MASSLTSKSILGSTKPGSSSPLSPDLRRLSSPAVQISIRTQSKKNLQIIKASGSSYGTHFRVSTFGESHGGGVGCIIDGCPPRIPLSESDLQFDLDRRRPGQSRITTPRKETDTCRISSGVSEGMTTGTPIHVFVPNTDQRGLDYSEMSVAYRPSHADATYDMKYGVRSVQGGGRSSARETIGRVAPGALAKKILKQFAGTEILAYVSQVHQVVLPEDLVDHENLTLEQIENNIVRCPNPEYAEKMIAAIDAVRTKGNSVGGVVTCIVRNAPRGLGTPVFDKLEAELAKACMSLPATKGFEFGSGFSGTFLTGLEHNDEFYTDENGRIRTKTNRSGGIQGGISNGEIINMRVAFKPTSTIGRKQNTVTRDKQETEMIARGRHDPCVVPRAVPMVEAMVALVLVDQLMAQYAQCHLFPINPELQEPLRTASPPVELEQPQNAAAL; the protein is encoded by the exons ATGGCGTCTTCTCTCACCTCCAAATCCATTCTCGGATCCACCAAACCaggctcttcttctcctctgtctCCGGACCTCCGTCGTCTCTCCTCTCCCGCGGTTCAGATCTCAATCCGAACCCAATCCAAGAAGAACCTCC AGATAATAAAAGCTAGTGGAAGCTCATACGGGACTCACTTTCGAGTTTCCACCTTTGGAGAATCTCATGGAGGAGGCGTTGGCTGTATCATCGACGGGTGTCCTCCTCGGATTCCCCTCTCTGAATCTGATTTGCAATTTGATCTTGATAGGAG GAGACCCGGTCAGAGCCGGATCACGACTCCTAGAAAAGAGACTGATACTTGCCGGATATCTTCTGGTGTCTCCGAAG GAATGACGACGGGAACACCTATCCATGTCTTTGTGCCAAACACTGATCAGAGAGGACTT GATTACAGTGAGATGTCAGTTGCCTATAGGCCATCTCATGCTGATGCTACTTATGACATGAAGTATGGTGTCAGATCAGTACAG gGTGGTGGGAGATCATCAGCTAGAGAGACCATAGGAAGAGTTGCTCCTGGAGCTTTAGCCAAGAAAATCTTGAAGCAATTTGCAGGAACTGAG ATTCTTGCCTATGTCTCGCAAGTCCACCAAGTTGTACTTCCAGAGGATTTGGTAGACCACGAGAATCTGACACTCGAACAG ATAGAAAATAACATTGTCAGGTGCCCCAATCCAGAGTACGCAGAGAAGATGATAGCTGCCATTGATGCTGTCAGGACTAAAGGGAACTCTGTTGGTGGTGTTGTGACCTGCATCGTTCGTAATGCTCCACGT GGGCTTGGTACGCCGGTGTTCGATAAACTTGAAGCAGAACTGGCAAAAGCTTGTATGTCGTTACCTGCAACAAAGGGCTTTGAGTTTGGCAGTGGCTTCTCTG GTACGTTTCTGACTGGTCTTGAACACAATGATGAGTTCTATACCGATGAGAACGGAAGAATACGAACAAAAACAAACCGATCCGGTGGAATTCAG GGAGGGATATCAAACGGTGAGATAATAAACATGAGAGTAGCCTTCAAGCCAACATCTACAATCGGA AGAAAGCAGAACACTGTAACCAGAGACAAGCAAGAAACAGAGATGATTGCGCGTGGACGTCATGATCCCTGTGTTGTTCCACGAG CTGTGCCGATGGTGGAAGCAATGGTGGCCTTAGTTCTTGTGGATCAATTGATGGCGCAATACGCGCAGTGCCATCTGTTTCCTATAAATCCAGAGCTGCAGGAACCTCTCCGGACAGCTTCTCCTCCTGTCGAGCTTGAGCAGCCGCAAAATGCTGCTGCGTTGTAA
- the LOC108861545 gene encoding chorismate synthase, chloroplastic isoform X2 — protein MASSLTSKSILGSTKPGSSSPLSPDLRRLSSPAVQISIRTQSKKNLQIIKASGSSYGTHFRVSTFGESHGGGVGCIIDGCPPRIPLSESDLQFDLDRRRPGQSRITTPRKETDTCRISSGVSEGMTTGTPIHVFVPNTDQRGLDYSEMSVAYRPSHADATYDMKYGVRSVQGGGRSSARETIGRVAPGALAKKILKQFAGTEILAYVSQVHQVVLPEDLVDHENLTLEQIENNIVRCPNPEYAEKMIAAIDAVRTKGNSVGGVVTCIVRNAPRGLGTPVFDKLEAELAKACMSLPATKGFEFGSGFSGTFLTGLEHNDEFYTDENGRIRTKTNRSGGIQGGISNGEIINMRVAFKPTSTIGKAEHCNQRQARNRDDCAWTS, from the exons ATGGCGTCTTCTCTCACCTCCAAATCCATTCTCGGATCCACCAAACCaggctcttcttctcctctgtctCCGGACCTCCGTCGTCTCTCCTCTCCCGCGGTTCAGATCTCAATCCGAACCCAATCCAAGAAGAACCTCC AGATAATAAAAGCTAGTGGAAGCTCATACGGGACTCACTTTCGAGTTTCCACCTTTGGAGAATCTCATGGAGGAGGCGTTGGCTGTATCATCGACGGGTGTCCTCCTCGGATTCCCCTCTCTGAATCTGATTTGCAATTTGATCTTGATAGGAG GAGACCCGGTCAGAGCCGGATCACGACTCCTAGAAAAGAGACTGATACTTGCCGGATATCTTCTGGTGTCTCCGAAG GAATGACGACGGGAACACCTATCCATGTCTTTGTGCCAAACACTGATCAGAGAGGACTT GATTACAGTGAGATGTCAGTTGCCTATAGGCCATCTCATGCTGATGCTACTTATGACATGAAGTATGGTGTCAGATCAGTACAG gGTGGTGGGAGATCATCAGCTAGAGAGACCATAGGAAGAGTTGCTCCTGGAGCTTTAGCCAAGAAAATCTTGAAGCAATTTGCAGGAACTGAG ATTCTTGCCTATGTCTCGCAAGTCCACCAAGTTGTACTTCCAGAGGATTTGGTAGACCACGAGAATCTGACACTCGAACAG ATAGAAAATAACATTGTCAGGTGCCCCAATCCAGAGTACGCAGAGAAGATGATAGCTGCCATTGATGCTGTCAGGACTAAAGGGAACTCTGTTGGTGGTGTTGTGACCTGCATCGTTCGTAATGCTCCACGT GGGCTTGGTACGCCGGTGTTCGATAAACTTGAAGCAGAACTGGCAAAAGCTTGTATGTCGTTACCTGCAACAAAGGGCTTTGAGTTTGGCAGTGGCTTCTCTG GTACGTTTCTGACTGGTCTTGAACACAATGATGAGTTCTATACCGATGAGAACGGAAGAATACGAACAAAAACAAACCGATCCGGTGGAATTCAG GGAGGGATATCAAACGGTGAGATAATAAACATGAGAGTAGCCTTCAAGCCAACATCTACAATCGGA AAAGCAGAACACTGTAACCAGAGACAAGCAAGAAACAGAGATGATTGCGCGTGGACGTCATGA
- the LOC108861543 gene encoding non-specific lipid-transfer protein 2, whose product MVKVMWVSVLALVAAVLLVTVEKLPVAEGVTCSVTELSPCLAAFMSSSSPSASCCAKLREQKPCLCGYMRNPSLRQYVSSPNAKKVSNDCKVASPNC is encoded by the coding sequence ATGGTGAAGGTGATGTGGGTTTCCGTTCTAGCTCTCGTGGCAGCGGTTCTCCTCGTGACGGTGGAAAAACTTCCGGTGGCCGAAGGAGTGACCTGCTCGGTGACGGAACTGTCTCCATGTTTGGCGGCGTTTATGTCATCTTCGTCACCGTCGGCGTCGTGCTGCGCCAAGCTGAGAGAGCAGAAGCCATGCCTTTGTGGGTACATGAGGAACCCTAGCCTCCGCCAATACGTTAGCTCCCCAAACGCAAAAAAAGTCTCCAACGATTGCAAGGTTGCTTCCCCAAACTGTTAA
- the LOC108861542 gene encoding uncharacterized protein LOC108861542, whose product MNDRKILLQRGMEEENQARKPISASSTRSQVVVANANAAVTGPSEVALNVCCFCVYCPLCVLWCCIKQPCTIGWRAILRVKRQFSGCGVCGRSLSRRVKAADYSSFSDIDSDDVNCKAHSCPK is encoded by the coding sequence ATGAACGACCGCAAAATTTTACTCCAAAGAGGAATGGAAGAAGAAAATCAAGCAAGGAAACCCATCTCCGCTTCGTCTACAAGGTCTCAAGTCGTAGTCGCAAACGCAAACGCAGCTGTAACTGGTCCGTCCGAAGTAGCTTTGAACGTTTGTTGCTTCTGCGTCTATTGTCCTCTTTGCGTTCTCTGGTGCTGCATCAAACAGCCTTGTACAATCGGATGGCGAGCTATCCTAAGAGTTAAACGCCAATTTAGCGGTTGTGGCGTTTGCGGCAGAAGCTTAAGCAGGAGGGTTAAAGCAGCAGATTATTCGTCGTTTTCGGATATTGATTCAGATGATGTGAATTGCAAAGCTCATAGTTGCCCAAAATGA